The following proteins come from a genomic window of Trifolium pratense cultivar HEN17-A07 linkage group LG4, ARS_RC_1.1, whole genome shotgun sequence:
- the LOC123920814 gene encoding probable polyol transporter 6, whose amino-acid sequence MIMEQGYQENIETTKLNKYAFACAIIASMVSIVSGYDTGVMSGAMMFIQDDLGISDTQQEILAGILNLCALVGSLTAGRTSDYIGRRYTILLASILFIIGAVLMGYGPNYTILMVGRCVCGVGVGFALMIGPVYSAEISSASSRGFLSSLPEVCIGIGIFLGYISNYFLGKYLSLKLGWRIMLGIAALPSLVLAFVILTMPESPRWLVMQGQLGKAKKVLMQVSNTTEEAEHRFKDIKVAVGLDENCNDDIVKLSEMPHQGEAAWKELILRPTPSVRWMLFAAIGIHFFEHATGIEAVMLYSHKIFKKAGVTSKDKLLLATMGVGLVKIVFLLFALFLLDKVGRRRLLQVSTGGMIVGLTLLGFSLTVVDHSSGEVLWALTLSIVATYFYVAFFNLGLAPVTWVYSSEIFPMKLRAQGHSIGVAVNRTMNAAVSMSFISIYKAITIGGSFFMFAGISVIALIFFYFFVPETKGKALEEMEMLFTRKSSDKTALTQTGTM is encoded by the exons ATGATAATGGAACAAGGTTACCAAGAAAATATTGAAACGACCAAGTTGAATAAATATGCTTTTGCTTGTGCCATTATCGCTTCAATGGTATCCATTGTGTCTGGTTAtg ATACGGGTGTTATGAGTGGAGCAATGATGTTCATACAAGATGACTTGGGAATAAGTGACACACAACAAGAGATTCTAGCAGGAATCTTAAATCTATGTGCATTGGTAGGATCCTTAACAGCAGGAAGAACCTCCGACTACATTGGTCGTCGCTATACAATCTTGTTAGCCTCAATACTTTTCATCATTGGTGCAGTTCTAATGGGGTATGGTCCAAATTATACAATTTTAATGGTTGGAAGGTGTGTATGCGGTGTCGGTGTTGGTTTTGCTCTCATGATAGGACCAGTTTATTCAGCAGAAATTTCTTCTGCATCATCAAGAGGTTTTTTAAGCTCTTTACCTGAGGTTTGTATTGGCATTGGAATCTTTTTGGGTTATATTTCAAACTATTTTTTGGGAAAATATTTGAGTTTGAAACTTGGATGGAGAATAATGCTTGGTATTGCAGCTTTACCTTCACTTGTATTAGCTTTTGTTATTTTAACAATGCCAGAGTCACCAAGGTGGTTGGTTATGCAAGGTCAATTAGGGAAAGCAAAAAAAGTTCTAATGCAAGTTTCAAATACAACCGAAGAAGCAGAACACCGTTTCAAGGATATAAAAGTTGCAGTTGGTTTAGACGAAAATTGCAATGACGATATTGTCAAATTATCTGAAATGCCTCACCAAGGTGAAGCTGCTTGGAAAGAGTTGATTTTAAGACCAACACCTTCCGTACGTTGGATGTTATTTGCTGCAATTGGAATTCATTTTTTTGAACATGCAACTGGAATCGAAGCTGTTATGTTATATAGtcataaaatttttaaaaaagccGGTGTTACAAGTAAGGATAAGCTTTTGCTTGCAACAATGGGTGTGGGATTAGTAAagattgtttttcttttatttgcttTATTTTTGCTCGATAAAGTTGGTAGAAGACGATTATTGCAAGTTAGCACCGGAGGAATGATCGTTGGACTTACCTTATTAGGCTTTAGCTTGACAGTGGTGGATCATTCCAGTGGAGAGGTTTTATGGGCCTTGACACTTAGTATTGTGGCAACATATTTCTATGTTGCTTTCTTTAATCTTGGCCTTGCGCCTGTTACTTGGGTTTATAGTTCAGAGATATTTCCAATGAAGTTGAGAGCACAAGGTCATAGTATTGGAGTTGCTGTGAATAGGACAATGAATGCTGCTGTTTCTATGTCTTTTATTTCTATATACAAAGCAATCACAATCGGCGGGAGTTTTTTTATGTTTGCCGGTATATCTGTAATAGCTttgatttttttctattttttcgtTCCTGAAACAAAAGGTAAAGCCTTGGAGGAGATGGAGATGCTTTTCACCAGAAAATCAAGTGATAAAACTGCTCTAACACAAACTGGGACAATGTAA